Proteins from one Camelina sativa cultivar DH55 chromosome 8, Cs, whole genome shotgun sequence genomic window:
- the LOC104707238 gene encoding transcription repressor MYB6 gives MGRSPCCEKAHTNKGAWTKEEDQRLIDHIRNHGEGCWRSLPKSAGLLRCGKSCRLRWINYLRPDLKRGNFTNEEDQIIIKLHSLLGNKWSLIAGRLPGRTDNEIKNYWNTHIKRKLLSHGIDPQTHRPINDTKAVPSQIVVVGPNQNDAVEYSLSNLAVKQENSSGASTSGTTTDEDLRQNGECYYSGDNSERIELNLDLTLGFGSGSGRVVGAGLLADSKPWRDQLMAARLSLL, from the exons ATGGGAAGATCTCCTTGTTGCGAAAAAGCTCACACAAACAAAGGAGCTTGGactaaagaagaagaccaaCGTCTCATCGATCACATCCGTAATCATGGTGAAGGTTGTTGGCGTTCTCTTCCTAAATCCGCTGGATTGTTGCGTTGTGGTAAAAGTTGTAGATTGAGATGGATTAATTACCTTCGTCCTGATCTTAAACGTGGTAACTTTACTAATGAAGAAgatcaaatcatcatcaaactccATAGCTTACTCGGGAACAA ATGGTCATTGATAGCTGGGAGATTACCAGGAAGAACAGATAAcgaaatcaagaattattgGAACACTCATATCAAAAGGAAGCTTCTTAGTCATGGGATTGATCCACAAACTCATCGGCCGATCAACGATACCAAAGCGGTGCCGTCTCAGATCGTTGTTGTTGGTCCGAATCAAAACGACGCCGTTGAGTACTCTCTCTCCAACTTAGCTGTTAAACAGGAAAATTCCTCCGGAGCTTCCACTAGTGGCACGACGACTGATGAGGATCTCCGGCAGAACGGGGAGTGTTATTACAGTGGTGATAATTCAGAACGTATAGAGCTGAATTTGGATTTAACTCTCGGgtttggatcgggttcgggtcgggtaGTTGGAGCCGGGTTATTGGCTGATTCAAAGCCGTGGCGGGATCAGTTGATGGCGGCGCGTTTGTCACTGTTGTAA